One Littorina saxatilis isolate snail1 linkage group LG1, US_GU_Lsax_2.0, whole genome shotgun sequence genomic window carries:
- the LOC138959661 gene encoding eukaryotic translation initiation factor 6-like, with amino-acid sequence MAVRCQFESNNDIGVFSKLTNAYCLVGIGASENFYSVFEGELSDANIPVVHTSLAGCRVIGRMCAGNKHGLLVPSSTTDQELQHIRNTLPDSARVMRVEERLSALGNVVACNDYVALVHPDLDRETEEIISDVLKVEVFRQTVASNVLVGSYCVFTNQGGLVHPKTPTEALEELSSLIQVPLVAGTVNRGSDVLAAGLVVNDWIAFCGQDTTATEVSIIENIFKIGDGNPSTLQTDMRGALLESMT; translated from the exons ATGGCTGTCCGTTGCCAGTTTGAGAGTAACAACGATATTGGGGTCTTCTCCAAGCTTACAAATGCGTACTGTCTGGTGGGAATCGGAGCCTCAGAAAATTTCTACAG TGTTTTTGAAGGTGAGCTCTCAGATGCCAACATTCCTGTGGTTCACACAAGTTTGGCAGGTTGCAGAGTTATAGGGAGAATGTGTGCAG GAAACAAACACGGCCTGCTGGTGCCCAGTTCCACCACAGACCAGGAGCTGCAACACATACGTAACACTCTGCCCGACTCGGCCCGTGTCATGCGCGTAGAGGAACGCCTGTCTGCGCTGGGCAACGTTGTAGCCTGCAACGACTATGTGGCCTTGGTGCATCCAGATCTGGACAGG GAAACAGAGGAAATCATTTCAGATGTCCTGAAAGTAGAGGTGTTCCGTCAGACAGTGGCAAGTAACGTTCTTGTTGGCAGCTACTGCGTCTTCACAAACCAGGGTGGATTG GTTCACCCCAAAACTCCCACAGAAGCATTAGAAGAATTGTCTTCCTTGATACAAGTGCCTTTGGTG GCAGGAACGGTGAACAGAGGAAGTGACGTCCTCGCAGCAGGACTGGTTGTCAACGATTGGATCGCGTTCTGCGGACAAGACACGACAGCGACAGAAGTCTCCATCATAGAGAACATCTTTAAGATCGGTGACGGCAACCCCTCAACTCTCCAGACAGACATGCGTGGTGCACTCTTGGAAAG TATGACATAA
- the LOC138959598 gene encoding cilia- and flagella-associated protein 418-like: MADDIDDLLDEVETKYIPTKNTAVGSKRAKPTSRNKLDDDISDILADSHLDAEVHVHASKPVTPARESSTKTVQRSGQKCLQVYLGGSSDVTGWGTAISQLTCDQLRCTACDFRVCLFDNFKWAADTNYLFLRNNVPDFHKLKSQLSPSRGQRAYCCQCSWRTVKGLTALDDPELKWHCGKH, translated from the exons ATGGCAGATGATATTGATGACTTGTTAGATGAAGTGGAGACGAAATATATACCAACGAAGAACACTGCTGTTGGATCAAAACGGGCCAAACCCACAAGCAG aaataaACTGGATGATGACATAAGTGATATTCTCGCAGATTCACACTTAGATGCGgaggtacatgtacat GCATCAAAGCCAGTGACACCAGCTAGAGAAAGCAGCACAAAGACGGTCCAACGCTCAGGACAGAA atgTTTACAGGTGTATCTCGGGGGCAGCAGTGATGTCACAGGATGGGGCACAGCCATTAGCCAGCT AACATGTGACCAGCTACGCTGCACCGCCTGTGACTTCagggtctgtctgtttgacaaCTTCAAGTGGGCCGCTGATACCAACTACCTGTTTTTACGAAACAATGTCCCAGACTTTCACAAACTCAAGTCCCAGTTATCTCCCTCTAGAG GTCAAAGAGCATACTGCTGCCAGTGTAGCTGGAGAACGGTGAAAGGGCTGACAGCACTCGACGACCCAGAACTCAAATGGCACTGTGGAAAACACTGA